ACAAGGTCTTTTTTGAGATTTCTATCTCCGCAGGCTGCGTTCGAAATGGAATAACGTGCTGTTTTTAAATTGAAAAATGATTTTCTAAATATGTATAATCAAATTTATTATAAATACCATCATGAGTAATGGATCTATTTAATTTTCACGCAAAGTCGCAAGCCGCTAAGACGCATGCCGAATTTGAGGATTGAAAGCCGCAAAGTCATGCTGCAATGTTTCAACATTGCAGCATGACTTTGCGACTTTGCGTCAAATAAAACTTAATTTGCTTGCACACATATGTTTATATCAAATAAAACTGATTCAAATACAAAAGCCTTGAGGCAAATACAAAAAAAAGCCTCCCCGAAGGAAGGCTCACTATTTTACATAGAATTGAGTCTTAGAAACGGTAGCCCAGACCAACCTGGATGCAGTTGTTCCTTACTTTACCGCCTTCGTCATGCCTGCTGATATCTTCAAGGCCCCAGTAATACCTTGCATCGATAAGGAAGCCCGACTTAAGCTCGTAAGAAAGCCCTCCGGCAGCACCGTAATCCAATGCTTTAGTACCTTTGCGCAGTTCTTTGTTTTCAGCATCAACCCTTGCACCAAGTACCGGGCCTAACTGTATATTAAAGCCTTGGGTAATATAATATTTTGCCATGGCAGGTATCCTAAGGTAAGAAATTGACTGATCCTTAGCTCCTTCTTTAGAATAAAGCATTTCGGGCTGGAAGTGGAAATGTCCTTTTAGCGCCATGTCCAATGAGATGCCGGCATAAAAACCTGTTGCACCATCAGTATCGGCATCACTGTCAAAGTTAGAAAAGTTAACGCCGGCTTTTACCCCTACTATCGGGAATTCATCCTCTTGTGCCTGTGCTGCAAAGCCAAATGCCATAACGGCCAGTGCGGAAAAGAAAAGTTTTTTCATGTGTTATGATTTAGATGCGATAAAAATAGGAAATTA
Above is a genomic segment from Flavobacterium album containing:
- a CDS encoding porin family protein, which gives rise to MKKLFFSALAVMAFGFAAQAQEDEFPIVGVKAGVNFSNFDSDADTDGATGFYAGISLDMALKGHFHFQPEMLYSKEGAKDQSISYLRIPAMAKYYITQGFNIQLGPVLGARVDAENKELRKGTKALDYGAAGGLSYELKSGFLIDARYYWGLEDISRHDEGGKVRNNCIQVGLGYRF